CGCGGTGCGCCTCGTGATCGATACCGGCATCCACGAGTACGGTTGGACCCGCGAGCAGGCGATGGAATATCTGGCCACTCGCACGGCGCTGTCGCAGCATGAAGTCGGGACCGAGATCGATCGTTATATCAGCTGGCCCGGGCAGGCGCTGGCCTACAAGCTGGGCGAGATGACCATTCGCAGGGAGCGCAAGAAGGCCGAGGATGCGCTGGGCGAGCAGTTCGATATCCGAAAATTCCACGATGTGGTGCTCTCGCTCGGATCGGTTCCCTTGAACGTGCTCGAGGAACGCATCGACGCCTTCATTGCCGACGGTGGGCAGGGCCTTCCCGGTGTGACCTACGACTGATGCTGACCGCAAACCTTGTTGGCGAACGACGGACCTTCGTCACCCATCTCGAATGCTCGCTGACCGGCGAGCGTTACGAGGCGGACAAGCTGCAGGGGCTTTCGGCGGCAGGCCGGCCGTTGCTGGTCCGCTACGATCTCGAGGCGGCAGGCGGGGCCTTACGGCGCGAGGCGCTTGAAGCGCGTCCGACCGACTTGTGGCGATGGCGCGAACTGCTGCCGGTGCGCAGGACTGAAAACATCATCAGCCTCGGCGAAATCGAAACGCCGCTGATCCCTATCCCACGCTCCGGCGGTACGAATGTGCTGGTCAAGGACGAGGGACGACTGCCGACCGGCAGCTTCAAGGCGCGCGGGTTGGTGATGGCCGTGGCAATGGCGAAAGAGCTGGGCGTCAAACGCATCGCCATGCCGACCAACGGCAATGCCGGCGCCGCGCTCGCAGCCTATGCGACGCGGGCAGGGATCGAGACTCTGGTGCTGTGCCCGTCTGACACCCCGGAGGTGAACGTGCGCGAAATCGCCGCGCAGGGCGCGCGGGTTTATCGCGTCAACGGGCTGATCGATGAGTGTGGAGCGATCGTCGGGATAGGTGCGGCCGAGGGACTGTGGTTCGACTTCTCGACGCTCAAGGAGCCGTACCGGATCGAAGGCAAGAAGACGATGGGCCTCGAGCTTGCCGCGCAACTGGGCTGGCGTTTACCCAAGGCGATCTTCTATCCGACCGGGGGTGGCACTGGCCTGATCGGGATGTGGAAGGCTTTCGACGAACTTGAACAACTGGGCTGGATCGGCTCGGAACGACCCAAGATGTTCGCGGTGCAGGCGAGCGGCTGCGCGCCCATCGTCAAGGCATTCGAAGACGGGGTTGAGCATGCCGAGCGGTGGGAGAATGCCCACACGGTGGCTGCCGGCATTCGCGTTCCTAAAGCGGTCGGCGATTTCCTGATCCTGCGCGCAGTTCGCGAGAGCGGTGGTGCCGCCCTCGCAGTCGAGGAGGACGATATCGTCCGGGCGACTGCCGATAGCGCGGCGATGGATGGCTTGCTGCTCTGTCCCGAGGGAGGGGCCACGCTGGCCGCCTATCGCAACGCGCTCGAAGCGGGGCTTGTGTCAGCCACTGACGACGTCGTGCTTTTCAATTGCGCAACCGGCCTCAAATATCCGCTCGAGGATCGGTCTGCTGTGCTGGACAAGAACGCCTTGCCCGATCTCGCCGAACTCTGATCTAGAGTTCCAGGACCATCTGCAGATTGCAGCGCTGATAGGGCGTGGGCCACAGCTCGTCGCCTTCGAGACGCTGAAATCCCTTGCGCTCGTAGAGCCGGGTGGCAGCACCCAGGCGATCGTTGGTTTCGAGCCACAGGGCATCGCAACCGCGCGCCCGTGCCTCGTCGATCAGGAAGGTCATCACCTGCGATGCAACGCCTTTGCCTTGTGCATCGGGATCGGTCGCCATCTTGACGAGTTCGAGCCATTCCTGCCCGTCATCGGGTGAATGATGCGGCGGCACCAGCGCACCGCAGCCGACCACTTCGCCGTCAAGTTCGGCAATGGCGATCACTCCGCCAGGATCGAGGATCGATCCCTGGGGATCGAGCAATTGCTGGCGGTCGCTCTCCTCGACGCCGAACATTTCCTCGATCCAGCGCAGGTTGAGCTGCGCGAAATCCTCGGCATCGTCATCATGATACCGTCTGACGATCAACGTCACGCACTCGCTCCCGGAAAGTTCACCAGGAGATCGTATGCCGAAACATCGGGCACTCCGGCAACGCGCATTCCGTTGCGCAGCATAAAGGCATGCTTCACGATCTCGGCCTGCTGCTCGATCCCGTAGCGGGTCAGCGGCCATCCGGGCTTGAGACTGTAGCTATACCGCGCCCAGGGCATCCGACGGGTTACGAGGTACCATGGGCCGCGGGTCTGGGTTTGCCAGACATGCGTCATCTCGTGGATGAACAGTGACCGCAGCGACATCGAAGCCGTACTGAAGTCGTCGCAATAATTGGCCGAAAGCGGATGAAAATGAAGGTGTCCGCGCGGTGCCATGGTGATGCGCCGCGGCTGGAGGGGAAACCATTTTCGGCGCCTGATCGTGACCTGCGTATAGTCGATCGCGGACCCGAAGATGCTGCGGGCGAGCTCGACTTCTCCCGGCGTCAACGGTCGCTCGCCGCCGATCGGGCAGAATGGAGCGACCGCATCTACGTCGATTTGCGCGTTGGCTTCGGTCAGCGGTCGGCATCCCCGGCGGCGACGATTTCAACCGGGAAAGTCATGGTCTTTCCTCCCGACACCGTCAGCGTGACATTGGTCGTGCCGCCGGCCTTGAGATCGGGCGACAGCCCCATTGCCATCACGTGCCGCGATCCCGGCTCGAAGGCGAGCTTGGTCCCCTTGGAGAGGGTAATCGGCAGCGCCTCCATCATTTCTCGGCGGCCCTGGTTGTCGGCATATTCGTGCAGCATGGCGCTGCTCGCACCTTCGACACTGGCCTTGCGGACAGCGAGACCGCGGTCACCATCGTAGTTCAGATTGAAATAGACGGCTGCCGGATTGCCTTCGACAGCGTTCAACACCATCCGCCCATCGGTGATGGTCATGCCGGGAATCCCGGCTTCCGAAGTCTCTGCGACCGGGGCCTCGGCGTCTCCGCAGGCTGCGAGAGAAACACAGCTTGCTGCGAGGAAAACGGCGGCGACTTTATTGATGTTCACGTTAGGAACTCCCCCTTTGGTACAAGGTAAAAACTAGTCCGGGTGATCCCTTGTGCCAAGCGAAACCACACCTATATCCCACGGGTAAACGAGCCGCCGACCGGTTTTGCCAATGGTGGGAGACCGAAAGCGTGGCGTCCAACTAATTGAAGGAAAATGGGGAATCCATGGCTAAAGTAATCGGTATCGACCTCGGCACCACCAACTCCTGCGTTGCCGTGATGGACGGCGGCAAGCCCAAGGTGATCGAGAACTCGGAAGGCGCGCGTACCACGCCGTCTATCGTTGCATTCACCAAGGACAAAGAACGCCTTATCGGTCAGCCGGCCAAGCGCCAGGCTGTAACCAACCCTGACAATACGCTCTTCGCGATCAAGCGCCTCATCGGCCGCCGCTTCGACGAT
This region of Altererythrobacter sp. CAU 1644 genomic DNA includes:
- a CDS encoding vgr related protein, with amino-acid sequence MTPGEVELARSIFGSAIDYTQVTIRRRKWFPLQPRRITMAPRGHLHFHPLSANYCDDFSTASMSLRSLFIHEMTHVWQTQTRGPWYLVTRRMPWARYSYSLKPGWPLTRYGIEQQAEIVKHAFMLRNGMRVAGVPDVSAYDLLVNFPGASA
- a CDS encoding copper chaperone PCu(A)C, coding for MNINKVAAVFLAASCVSLAACGDAEAPVAETSEAGIPGMTITDGRMVLNAVEGNPAAVYFNLNYDGDRGLAVRKASVEGASSAMLHEYADNQGRREMMEALPITLSKGTKLAFEPGSRHVMAMGLSPDLKAGGTTNVTLTVSGGKTMTFPVEIVAAGDADR
- a CDS encoding threonine synthase, which produces MLTANLVGERRTFVTHLECSLTGERYEADKLQGLSAAGRPLLVRYDLEAAGGALRREALEARPTDLWRWRELLPVRRTENIISLGEIETPLIPIPRSGGTNVLVKDEGRLPTGSFKARGLVMAVAMAKELGVKRIAMPTNGNAGAALAAYATRAGIETLVLCPSDTPEVNVREIAAQGARVYRVNGLIDECGAIVGIGAAEGLWFDFSTLKEPYRIEGKKTMGLELAAQLGWRLPKAIFYPTGGGTGLIGMWKAFDELEQLGWIGSERPKMFAVQASGCAPIVKAFEDGVEHAERWENAHTVAAGIRVPKAVGDFLILRAVRESGGAALAVEEDDIVRATADSAAMDGLLLCPEGGATLAAYRNALEAGLVSATDDVVLFNCATGLKYPLEDRSAVLDKNALPDLAEL
- a CDS encoding GNAT family N-acetyltransferase; this translates as MTLIVRRYHDDDAEDFAQLNLRWIEEMFGVEESDRQQLLDPQGSILDPGGVIAIAELDGEVVGCGALVPPHHSPDDGQEWLELVKMATDPDAQGKGVASQVMTFLIDEARARGCDALWLETNDRLGAATRLYERKGFQRLEGDELWPTPYQRCNLQMVLEL